GTAAATCGCTTTTCACCTGCATAGATATCTAAACGGACATATAATTTCTTTTCGATTTCAGCAGCAACGACTTGCGCTTCCTTTTTTTATTTTAAATCTATTGCCGGCTTTTCTTCGGTATTTATCTCCATCTTTGTAACTGACGATAAATTTCCATCCAGTATTTAGCTTTTCAAAACTTGCCATGATTTTACCTCCTATTTATGCTAAAATAGGGTATAGAAATAGACTTATCTTAGGTTTGTTTTCGATAAACACCACTTTCGCTTTTGCCAGGGAGAGTGGTGTTTTTTTATTGAAACTCAACTTTATCAAAACTTTCTATTTTTGTGACAGAACTGTGAAATAAGTACTCAGTTTCTTTTCTAACTCTGTTTGCTGAATATCTAATTTTATATCTTAGAGCAGGATATGAACGGTATATATTTTTAATGTTTTCTTCATAGTCATATGTGGTTATCCATTTATAGTGACTCATCATGTCAATGCATTTCCTTAATTCAATATGATTATCGTGATCAAAGAAGTTCTTATATAAATTTTTCCCTTGTTTGTAATAAGGTGGATCAAAAAAGATAAATAAGTTTTTAGGATTTTCATTTAACAAAACGTTATTAATTAAATCATTTGCTTCTAAATTATAAAGTTTGATTCTAGCTTTTTCGTTATAGATATCTCTAATTTTTTCAATTAATCCTTCTTTATTGAATCTGCAATCGAGTTTGTAAGCAGATTCTTGATTATAACCACCAATGGGACCACCACTAATAATTCCAGAACGGTTTGTTCTATTTAAAAAGAAGGTGGCGAATCCCAATTCAATAGAATATTGGTGACTATTAATAAGATTAGTATAAATTTCTTTTTGAATATGCCACTCTTCAATTGTGATTGGAATATCTCTAATCATTTTGATGAATTGTTTGTTATCATTTAAAATTGCATTCCAGATACTATAAATGCCTAAATCTAAATCATTTATAATTATTGAATCTACTTCATTGGAAAAGAGGAGCTCCATTCCGGCTCCGAATCCGCCCGAAAATGGCTCACAATATACAATATTTTGCATTTCATTAATTTGCAATAAGTTTTTTAGAAATTCCGAAAGCTGCGTTTTCCCACCTGGGTATCTTAATGGGGATTTTGTTACTGGCATGTTTATCACCTCTAATCAAATGTTATCAAATAAACTTAATCTTGGACATAGTTATTTATCCAATCGTTAGAACTTACTCCATGAAATTCAGCTGCTTTTTTAAAGCAAATATTTAAGTTTTTAAAAAAATTATATACTTCAGAATAATTTTCAGAGTCGTTAATCCAGTCAGTAGTTACAAATCTCCAAAAGTGTATATGTTCATTAAATATTCTTTTGTTTGATTCTCTTCGCATCCCTCTGGTTGATTTTCCATCAACCTGTGATGCAGATAATCTTTCTTCAATTTCATTAATTTTATTCGAGATGTTATTCCTAAAGTGAGTTCTTGAATATCCAGTCTTGACTAGCACTTCATTATCCCAAAATCTTGTATCTTCTGAACGGAGTAATTTTTCTGCATGTTTAAATAGCAAAGTTTCAGGAGATTCGCTGCCTGGTAAAGTAATA
The Jeotgalibaca sp. MA1X17-3 genome window above contains:
- a CDS encoding DNA adenine methylase, giving the protein MPVTKSPLRYPGGKTQLSEFLKNLLQINEMQNIVYCEPFSGGFGAGMELLFSNEVDSIIINDLDLGIYSIWNAILNDNKQFIKMIRDIPITIEEWHIQKEIYTNLINSHQYSIELGFATFFLNRTNRSGIISGGPIGGYNQESAYKLDCRFNKEGLIEKIRDIYNEKARIKLYNLEANDLINNVLLNENPKNLFIFFDPPYYKQGKNLYKNFFDHDNHIELRKCIDMMSHYKWITTYDYEENIKNIYRSYPALRYKIRYSANRVRKETEYLFHSSVTKIESFDKVEFQ